A single Candidatus Zixiibacteriota bacterium DNA region contains:
- a CDS encoding PHP domain-containing protein, whose product MSNFADLHVHTSHSDGVLSPEEVVRLAIKAGLRVLAISDHDTLSGYREAKQHVSDEELILLPAVELSTAVDDSELHILGYLIDCESSQLAARIEEFQQERLVRGQKIVERLNELGVDLSMDTVMRVAGNSALGRPHVADALISEEYVRTFDEAFARYLGYHAPAYVPKFHMTPVEAVELIHAAHGVAILAHPGTLGRDDLIPSLAKKGLDGVEAVYPLHDHRTVQRYKKMAADHGMIFTGGSDSHGRKSDRAALGSINVPKECYESLLRVKERYIS is encoded by the coding sequence ATGAGTAATTTCGCCGATTTACATGTCCATACGAGTCATTCCGACGGCGTTCTGTCGCCGGAGGAAGTGGTGCGGCTCGCAATCAAGGCTGGCCTGAGAGTCCTTGCAATATCGGATCATGATACCCTGTCGGGGTACCGAGAGGCGAAGCAGCACGTGTCGGATGAGGAACTTATACTGCTGCCAGCTGTAGAATTGTCGACCGCGGTGGATGACTCAGAGCTGCACATACTCGGATACTTGATTGATTGCGAGAGTTCCCAGCTGGCCGCAAGAATTGAGGAGTTCCAGCAGGAGAGGCTGGTTCGTGGCCAGAAGATAGTCGAGCGCCTGAATGAGCTCGGAGTGGATCTCTCAATGGATACAGTCATGCGAGTAGCCGGTAATTCCGCTCTCGGCAGGCCACATGTTGCTGATGCACTGATTAGCGAGGAGTATGTGCGTACTTTTGATGAAGCATTCGCGCGGTATCTCGGCTACCACGCCCCGGCTTATGTCCCCAAGTTCCACATGACTCCTGTTGAGGCTGTAGAACTGATTCATGCAGCTCACGGTGTTGCGATACTGGCGCATCCGGGAACATTGGGTCGAGACGACCTCATTCCATCGCTTGCCAAGAAGGGGCTGGACGGAGTCGAGGCTGTATACCCGCTGCATGACCACAGAACTGTACAGAGATACAAGAAGATGGCCGCTGATCACGGTATGATATTTACCGGCGGATCGGACAGCCACGGTCGAAAATCCGACAGGGCCGCTTTGGGTTCTATTAATGTACCAAAGGAGTGTTATGAGAGCTTGCTTCGGGTTAAAGAGAGATATATCAGTTAA
- the ftcD gene encoding glutamate formimidoyltransferase yields MAKLVEVIPNFSEGRRPEVLDEIIDAILSVEGVVLLDKEMDSDHNRAVVTYVGEPQAAAEAAFRGIKKASEVLDLSTHTGEHPRMGATDVCPFVPISEVTTEECIELAKQVGERVGTELNIPVYLYELAASRPERVNLADVRRGQYEGIRDEIETNPDRVPDFGPAKMNIKAGATAVGVRLPLVAYNVYLDTPHVSVAKRIAKAIRSQSGGFMYCKALGFEIKERHQAQVSMNLVHYKKTPIFRVFEAIKSEANRWGVNVTSSEIIGLVPNDALVDVSDFYLKLENFSKDQILEEKLNKSMEAQSKGRGLLDFVESVASSSPAPGGGSVSACAGTLAAALSGMVCRLTLGKKKYQDVQDEMSETLKRADDLKMELYKLIQEDADAFDAVMAARKLPKDTDKQKEARLEAIQKATIIAAEVPLKVMKTSLEVMAVAQVAAEKGNVNSVSDAGCAALNARSAVLGAFLNVKINLPGIDDEAVRKRLETEADRIRNEAERTAQSVYDLVLSKI; encoded by the coding sequence ATGGCGAAACTTGTAGAGGTGATTCCCAATTTCTCGGAGGGGCGTCGCCCCGAAGTGCTCGATGAAATAATCGATGCAATACTCTCGGTCGAAGGTGTGGTCCTTCTCGACAAGGAGATGGATTCTGACCACAATCGCGCTGTCGTGACTTATGTCGGCGAGCCTCAGGCAGCAGCCGAGGCGGCCTTCAGGGGGATAAAGAAAGCCTCCGAAGTGCTTGATTTGTCGACCCATACAGGCGAGCATCCACGTATGGGCGCCACCGATGTGTGCCCCTTTGTGCCAATTTCGGAGGTAACCACCGAGGAGTGCATCGAATTAGCCAAGCAGGTTGGGGAGCGCGTCGGAACGGAGCTGAATATACCCGTCTACCTCTACGAACTTGCTGCTTCGAGACCTGAGAGAGTCAATCTCGCTGACGTGAGGAGAGGGCAGTACGAAGGTATCAGAGACGAAATCGAGACTAATCCTGATCGCGTACCCGATTTTGGACCTGCGAAGATGAACATCAAAGCAGGCGCTACAGCAGTCGGCGTCAGACTTCCCCTTGTTGCATACAATGTCTATCTCGACACGCCTCATGTCAGCGTTGCGAAGCGCATAGCGAAGGCTATCAGATCGCAATCAGGCGGTTTCATGTACTGCAAAGCGCTCGGATTCGAGATAAAGGAACGTCATCAAGCACAGGTTTCGATGAATCTTGTGCATTACAAGAAGACACCCATATTTCGAGTGTTCGAGGCGATAAAATCCGAGGCTAACAGATGGGGAGTCAACGTCACATCGTCTGAAATCATCGGTCTTGTACCGAACGATGCACTGGTCGATGTGTCCGACTTCTACCTGAAACTGGAGAACTTTTCGAAAGATCAAATCCTCGAAGAGAAGCTAAACAAGAGCATGGAAGCACAGTCCAAGGGGCGAGGGCTTCTCGATTTCGTCGAATCGGTTGCATCGTCATCGCCTGCACCGGGCGGTGGTTCTGTGTCGGCATGCGCAGGTACTCTTGCAGCAGCGCTCAGCGGCATGGTCTGCAGGCTGACGCTCGGCAAGAAGAAGTATCAGGATGTGCAGGATGAGATGTCAGAGACACTCAAGAGGGCCGATGATCTGAAGATGGAGCTATACAAACTGATTCAGGAAGACGCTGATGCTTTCGATGCCGTTATGGCGGCTCGCAAGCTGCCCAAGGACACGGATAAGCAGAAAGAAGCGCGTCTCGAAGCGATTCAGAAAGCGACGATCATAGCCGCTGAAGTTCCCCTGAAAGTCATGAAGACGTCACTCGAAGTTATGGCGGTCGCGCAGGTTGCCGCAGAAAAGGGCAATGTTAATTCAGTTTCGGATGCTGGTTGCGCTGCACTGAATGCCCGCTCCGCGGTGCTCGGCGCTTTCCTAAACGTGAAAATCAACCTTCCCGGAATTGACGATGAGGCTGTGAGAAAGCGGCTCGAAACCGAGGCGGATAGGATCAGGAATGAAGCCGAGCGGACGGCACAATCTGTCTATGATCTTGTTCTAAGCAAAATATGA
- a CDS encoding DUF883 family protein has product MTDQTKPSSEKISEALQLLEEAAKDKKAELKGLVANKYKNVRDVFFSSEEQVAEALKKAKDASAEKIKEVSGAVDQEVHRNPWPYIGGAAVGALLLGYIMGKKSS; this is encoded by the coding sequence GTGACGGACCAAACAAAACCAAGCTCCGAGAAGATCAGTGAAGCACTGCAACTTCTCGAAGAGGCCGCCAAGGACAAGAAAGCCGAACTCAAAGGCCTGGTTGCTAACAAGTACAAGAATGTGAGGGATGTCTTTTTTTCCAGCGAAGAGCAGGTTGCCGAGGCGCTGAAAAAGGCTAAGGATGCCAGCGCGGAGAAGATCAAGGAAGTCTCGGGCGCTGTCGATCAGGAGGTTCATCGCAATCCATGGCCGTATATCGGTGGCGCGGCAGTAGGTGCGCTTCTGCTCGGATACATTATGGGGAAAAAGAGCTCCTAA
- a CDS encoding acyl-CoA dehydrogenase family protein, which translates to MPFNVKPDDQQPIRDLVGEIGPEIQKLGYEWDRKPDGFAFDIFKILAAKGLVGFNMPKEYGGGGHGALEYATMIETVAYYDAPSSLLAAVSQLAVDPISRVGTDKQKRAIIPKSATGELIPAFALTEPNAGSDAANQSTIAESDGDNYVINGEKIFIMHGDVADVGVVFAKIQEEGVRDKVSAMLVDLKQSGVRAETLKQKIGMKYATTGRLWFKDVKVPKENLLGEPGEGFKYAKMALDGARIGIAAQSTGIAQRALDEAVKYARGRIAFGSPIAKLQAIQWMIADMSTKTEAARLLTYKAAELQDAGARFSLEAAQAKLFAAEAANFCVDRAMQIHSGYGYIGEFSPIEKLYRDQRVAEIFEGTSEVQRLVIAGNVLRG; encoded by the coding sequence ATGCCCTTTAACGTTAAACCGGATGATCAACAGCCCATCAGAGATCTTGTCGGAGAGATCGGTCCGGAAATCCAGAAGCTCGGATATGAATGGGATCGCAAACCTGACGGTTTTGCGTTCGACATATTCAAGATACTGGCGGCCAAGGGACTGGTCGGATTCAATATGCCGAAGGAATACGGCGGCGGCGGACACGGCGCCTTGGAATACGCGACTATGATCGAAACAGTCGCCTACTACGACGCCCCCTCTTCCCTGCTGGCAGCAGTTTCGCAGCTCGCGGTTGACCCGATATCGAGAGTCGGTACAGATAAGCAGAAGAGGGCTATTATACCGAAGTCCGCAACCGGTGAACTGATCCCCGCATTCGCTCTCACGGAACCGAATGCCGGCTCAGACGCAGCTAATCAGAGTACTATAGCCGAATCTGATGGTGACAACTACGTGATTAACGGCGAGAAGATATTCATCATGCACGGCGACGTCGCGGATGTAGGTGTCGTCTTTGCCAAAATTCAGGAAGAAGGCGTGCGCGACAAAGTATCGGCGATGCTCGTCGATCTCAAGCAGAGTGGCGTGCGGGCCGAGACCCTCAAGCAAAAGATAGGCATGAAATATGCCACTACCGGGCGGCTCTGGTTCAAGGATGTCAAGGTTCCCAAGGAGAACCTTCTCGGTGAGCCGGGCGAAGGCTTCAAGTATGCCAAGATGGCACTCGACGGCGCTCGCATTGGCATCGCCGCGCAGTCGACAGGCATTGCCCAGAGAGCGCTCGATGAAGCTGTGAAGTATGCCAGGGGGCGAATCGCATTCGGTTCTCCGATTGCGAAGCTCCAGGCCATCCAGTGGATGATCGCTGATATGTCAACTAAGACCGAGGCAGCCAGATTGCTAACCTATAAGGCTGCTGAATTGCAGGATGCTGGTGCTCGATTCAGCCTCGAAGCCGCGCAGGCGAAGCTTTTCGCCGCTGAAGCTGCGAATTTCTGTGTCGACAGAGCGATGCAGATACATTCCGGCTACGGCTATATTGGTGAATTCTCACCGATCGAGAAGCTTTACCGCGATCAGCGCGTGGCTGAGATATTTGAAGGAACTTCGGAAGTCCAGCGACTCGTTATTGCAGGCAATGTCCTTAGAGGATAA
- a CDS encoding MBL fold metallo-hydrolase: MNAEKPHLMTKLALGDLELFSFVENRSYIDGGSIYGVIPKKLWSKLTPCDENNLVPLDMNIILIKAHGKCIMVDCGLGDVLTDRERKLYGCTAPSRLDESLTRLGLSSDRIDIVIPTHLHLDHVGGTFALDDNGDVTPKFPNARHLIRKQEWDVAMNPDDRSRAAYPSDNLRCLQDAGLIEFVDSDTEVLGGIKLVLTGGHTAGHQATVITSGDQNVVCCADMIPTTGHLRPEYIASSDLFPLDTLAYKKKLLDKIVDRNWIVAFDHDLEYKFAKLKRDGRNVIPEKVGEPFLAVLKTCEENRTDSHNATG, translated from the coding sequence GTGAATGCAGAGAAACCGCATCTCATGACCAAACTTGCGCTCGGCGACCTGGAGCTATTTTCGTTCGTCGAGAACAGATCATATATCGATGGTGGTTCGATATACGGCGTCATTCCCAAGAAGCTATGGTCGAAACTGACCCCGTGCGATGAGAACAATCTTGTGCCGCTTGACATGAACATCATTCTAATCAAGGCTCATGGCAAATGCATCATGGTCGATTGCGGGCTCGGGGATGTGCTTACTGATCGGGAACGAAAGCTATACGGTTGCACTGCCCCATCCCGTCTTGACGAATCACTAACGAGGCTTGGTCTCTCTTCTGACAGGATCGACATCGTAATTCCGACCCATCTGCATCTCGATCACGTGGGCGGCACATTTGCTCTTGACGACAACGGCGATGTTACTCCGAAATTTCCCAATGCACGGCATCTCATCAGAAAACAAGAATGGGATGTCGCCATGAATCCGGATGATCGCTCGAGAGCAGCATATCCGTCTGATAATCTGCGCTGCCTCCAAGATGCAGGATTGATCGAATTCGTCGATTCTGATACTGAAGTTCTCGGCGGCATAAAGCTCGTGCTGACAGGCGGTCACACAGCCGGACATCAGGCAACCGTCATCACATCCGGCGATCAGAATGTCGTCTGCTGCGCTGATATGATCCCTACGACCGGCCATCTGCGCCCGGAATATATTGCATCATCAGACCTCTTTCCACTTGACACGCTGGCTTACAAAAAGAAATTATTAGATAAGATCGTTGACAGAAATTGGATCGTGGCATTTGACCATGACCTTGAATACAAATTTGCGAAGCTCAAGCGCGATGGCAGGAATGTAATCCCCGAAAAAGTTGGGGAGCCGTTCCTGGCTGTTCTCAAGACTTGTGAGGAAAACAGAACCGATTCACATAACGCGACAGGATAA
- a CDS encoding acyl-CoA carboxylase subunit beta gives MSIEEKLERLRQKQEQARLGGGEKRIEAQHEKGKLTARERLDLLLDKGTFEEFDMFVTHRSRAFGLDKQEYLGDGVVTGCGLINGRMTFVFSQDFTVFGGSLAEAHAEKICKIMDMAMKVGAPVVGLNDSGGARIQEGVVSLGGYADIFLRNTLASGVVPQISVVLGPCAGGAVYSPAITDFILMTRGTSYMFVTGPNVVKTVTHEEVTYEELGGATTHASKSGIAHFVGNNEAETLLLTRKLLSFMPQNNVDDPPFKETTDPHDREDPELNHIVPDDPNKPYDIKEVITRVVDEGEFLEVMPEWAENIVIGFSRLGGRSIGIIANQPAALAGVLDINSSDKAARFIRFCDAFNIPIVTFEDVPGFLPGTTQEFGGIIRHGAKLLYAYCEATVPKVTVITRKAYGGAYDVMNSKHVRGDMNYGWPTAEIAVMGPKGAVEIIFKKEIAKAKDPEKALQEKIEEFREKFANPYTAAERGYLDDVIEPKTTRPRLIRALNMLDTKRDTNPPKKHGNIPL, from the coding sequence ATGTCAATAGAGGAAAAACTCGAGAGGCTGCGGCAGAAGCAGGAACAGGCGCGACTCGGCGGTGGCGAGAAGCGAATCGAGGCACAACATGAAAAAGGCAAGCTGACCGCCCGCGAACGTCTCGACCTGCTGCTCGACAAAGGAACATTCGAAGAATTCGATATGTTCGTCACGCACCGCTCACGTGCGTTCGGCCTCGACAAGCAGGAATATCTCGGTGACGGCGTCGTCACTGGCTGCGGCCTTATCAACGGCAGAATGACATTCGTATTCTCGCAGGATTTCACCGTGTTCGGCGGCTCTCTCGCAGAGGCTCACGCCGAAAAAATATGCAAGATCATGGATATGGCTATGAAAGTCGGCGCACCCGTTGTCGGTCTCAACGATTCCGGGGGCGCGAGGATTCAGGAGGGCGTAGTATCGCTCGGCGGTTATGCCGACATCTTTTTGCGTAACACGCTCGCGTCCGGAGTCGTGCCGCAGATTTCGGTCGTGCTTGGACCATGCGCGGGTGGCGCGGTCTACTCTCCCGCCATCACCGATTTCATTCTGATGACGCGTGGGACGTCGTATATGTTCGTGACGGGACCGAACGTCGTCAAGACGGTAACTCACGAAGAAGTTACGTACGAAGAACTCGGAGGAGCGACGACTCATGCCTCCAAATCCGGCATTGCGCATTTCGTCGGCAATAATGAAGCGGAAACTCTGCTGCTGACACGCAAGCTTCTCTCATTTATGCCGCAAAACAATGTGGATGATCCGCCATTCAAAGAAACGACCGATCCGCACGATCGAGAAGACCCTGAGCTGAATCATATTGTGCCGGATGATCCGAACAAGCCGTATGACATCAAAGAAGTCATCACGCGTGTGGTCGACGAGGGGGAATTCCTTGAGGTGATGCCGGAATGGGCGGAGAATATCGTGATCGGATTTTCGCGTCTCGGCGGGCGTTCGATTGGCATTATTGCGAATCAGCCCGCGGCGCTTGCGGGTGTGCTCGATATCAATTCATCCGATAAGGCGGCGCGGTTCATACGATTCTGCGATGCGTTCAATATTCCGATTGTCACGTTCGAGGATGTCCCCGGATTCCTTCCCGGAACCACGCAGGAGTTCGGCGGGATTATCAGGCATGGCGCGAAGCTTCTCTATGCATACTGCGAGGCGACTGTGCCGAAAGTGACGGTTATCACGCGCAAGGCGTACGGCGGCGCGTACGATGTCATGAATTCGAAACATGTGCGTGGCGACATGAACTATGGCTGGCCGACTGCGGAGATCGCTGTGATGGGTCCCAAAGGTGCGGTTGAGATCATATTCAAGAAAGAGATCGCGAAAGCGAAAGACCCTGAGAAGGCACTGCAGGAGAAGATCGAGGAGTTCAGGGAGAAGTTCGCGAATCCATACACGGCGGCCGAGCGCGGCTATCTCGATGATGTGATCGAACCGAAGACAACGCGCCCGCGTCTGATCCGCGCACTCAACATGCTCGACACCAAACGCGACACCAACCCACCGAAGAAGCACGGGAATATACCATTGTAG
- a CDS encoding transposase produces the protein MSKLRRFYNDGNVFFVTNVTYERKPILTDNAEILVSAIQRMLGLSNSELIAWVIMPDHFHMIVETGSENISDIMHRIKLSFASTYRKQEHMRGGRVWQHRFWDHVIRDQVDLNRHIDYIHYNPVKHGLATSPFNWKQSSIHKYAREGVYATDWGQLKKLRYVGEFGE, from the coding sequence ATGTCGAAACTGCGACGATTCTATAATGATGGGAATGTTTTCTTTGTCACTAATGTCACATACGAGAGAAAACCGATTCTGACCGATAACGCCGAGATTCTCGTGTCGGCAATACAGAGAATGCTTGGTCTCTCAAATAGCGAGCTTATCGCTTGGGTCATCATGCCTGACCATTTCCACATGATCGTGGAGACAGGGTCGGAGAATATCTCGGATATTATGCATCGCATCAAGCTCTCGTTTGCATCGACATATCGCAAGCAGGAACACATGCGCGGAGGCCGCGTGTGGCAGCACAGGTTTTGGGATCATGTCATAAGAGATCAGGTGGATTTAAACAGGCATATTGATTATATTCATTACAATCCGGTCAAGCACGGATTGGCGACGAGTCCGTTCAATTGGAAGCAGTCGTCAATTCATAAGTATGCTCGCGAGGGCGTGTACGCCACAGATTGGGGACAATTAAAGAAGTTGAGATATGTCGGTGAGTTTGGAGAATGA
- a CDS encoding GNAT family N-acetyltransferase, with translation MNIRQAAVDDAVAIAHIHIESWRTTYPGMVPQEYLDNLSIARRAAHLIGLLSEEASDTIHLLAEADSGEPVGFGSFGPNRDEPVEYSSEIYALYVLREHHGTGIGRALFLESVRLLIDRGCDSMMLWVLRDNPACGFYEHLGGILVGEKTITLGGAPVKGVCYGWRDLSRFLKSLF, from the coding sequence ATGAATATCCGTCAAGCAGCGGTCGACGATGCGGTAGCGATCGCACACATCCACATAGAAAGTTGGAGAACAACATACCCTGGAATGGTCCCGCAAGAATATCTTGACAATCTGAGCATCGCAAGACGTGCCGCACACCTGATCGGGCTCCTTTCTGAAGAGGCATCAGATACTATCCATCTATTGGCTGAAGCTGACTCCGGCGAACCGGTCGGATTTGGTTCGTTCGGGCCCAACCGTGATGAACCGGTCGAATATTCATCCGAAATTTACGCTCTGTATGTCCTGAGAGAACATCACGGTACCGGAATCGGTAGGGCGCTCTTTCTTGAATCCGTAAGGCTCCTGATTGACCGCGGATGCGATTCGATGATGCTGTGGGTCCTTCGAGATAATCCCGCGTGCGGCTTCTACGAACACCTCGGAGGCATTCTGGTGGGAGAGAAAACCATCACACTGGGCGGCGCACCGGTGAAGGGGGTGTGTTATGGGTGGCGAGATTTGTCCCGATTTCTAAAGAGCTTATTTTGA
- a CDS encoding class I SAM-dependent methyltransferase: MSDVYDNPKYYEIAFGFRDIAAEVDLFERCFRRYSKIPVKSVLELGCGNSPHMVEFAKRGYQYNGIDSNENMLAYSRQKASDARISASMINADMIEFSTDRRHDFIYVMLGSLAVKNTQDIVNHFKSIAGELYIGGLYLLDWCVQFDPPWELQTKHTWEMERDGIVVRTTHSCELISLVEQTFYETLRLDVNDNGERLSLVDKTVRRAIFPQEFLRFIECHEHFEFVGWWNSWDLSQPLERTNKIDRPIVLVRRI, from the coding sequence ATGTCGGATGTCTATGACAATCCGAAATACTACGAAATCGCGTTCGGTTTCCGCGATATTGCTGCCGAAGTCGACCTATTCGAGCGATGCTTCCGACGTTATTCCAAAATCCCGGTAAAATCGGTGCTGGAGCTCGGATGCGGGAACTCTCCACACATGGTCGAGTTCGCGAAGCGGGGCTATCAATACAACGGGATTGATTCCAACGAAAACATGCTAGCGTATAGTCGTCAGAAAGCTTCAGATGCACGCATCAGCGCGAGCATGATCAATGCAGACATGATCGAGTTCTCGACAGACCGAAGACACGACTTCATCTATGTCATGCTCGGATCACTCGCCGTGAAGAACACGCAGGACATCGTCAATCACTTCAAATCAATCGCGGGTGAACTCTATATCGGCGGACTGTATCTTCTGGACTGGTGCGTGCAATTCGATCCGCCGTGGGAATTGCAAACAAAGCACACCTGGGAAATGGAGCGTGACGGAATAGTCGTCCGCACAACGCATAGCTGCGAGTTGATCAGCCTTGTGGAGCAGACATTCTACGAGACGCTTCGGCTTGACGTCAATGACAACGGCGAGAGGCTCTCGCTTGTCGACAAGACTGTTCGGCGTGCGATATTCCCGCAGGAGTTTTTGCGCTTCATCGAATGCCACGAGCATTTTGAATTTGTCGGCTGGTGGAACAGCTGGGACCTCTCGCAACCATTAGAACGCACCAACAAAATTGACCGCCCAATAGTGCTGGTACGGCGGATATGA